In the Lujinxingia litoralis genome, one interval contains:
- the msrB gene encoding peptide-methionine (R)-S-oxide reductase MsrB, whose translation MSSPSHPISGVRTPMTLGLLGLVALGLLSGASCSANSGQSTGVRQAYVIAQAQQDAHLHDEPGFERPTLQDIPLAEAEPEVVLSEEEWRHRLSPEAFRILRQQGTERAGSGELLHVKEAGTFVCAGCGQELFSSETKYDSRTGWPSFWAPISEDAVGTMMDTSHGMRRVEVHCARCGGHLGHIFTDGPQPTGLRYCVNSDAMSFTPADTPKLQSTSPKAGDSRAPESVETTEPVEAPASEAPAEGEAATSSASAAD comes from the coding sequence TTGAGCTCTCCATCCCATCCCATCTCTGGTGTGCGTACTCCGATGACCCTCGGGCTTCTGGGGCTTGTGGCCCTGGGGCTGCTCAGCGGCGCGAGCTGCTCGGCCAACAGCGGCCAGAGCACGGGGGTGCGGCAGGCCTACGTGATCGCTCAGGCCCAGCAGGACGCCCACCTCCACGACGAGCCGGGCTTTGAGCGCCCCACCCTCCAGGACATCCCGCTGGCGGAGGCCGAGCCCGAGGTCGTGCTCAGCGAAGAGGAGTGGCGCCACCGCCTGAGCCCCGAAGCCTTCCGGATCCTGCGCCAGCAGGGCACCGAGCGCGCCGGTAGCGGCGAGCTCCTGCATGTGAAAGAGGCGGGCACCTTTGTGTGTGCGGGGTGTGGTCAGGAGCTTTTTAGCAGCGAGACCAAGTACGACTCCCGCACCGGCTGGCCGAGCTTCTGGGCACCGATCTCCGAAGATGCGGTGGGCACGATGATGGACACCAGCCACGGCATGCGCCGGGTCGAGGTGCATTGTGCGCGCTGCGGCGGGCACCTGGGTCATATCTTCACCGACGGGCCGCAGCCCACCGGGCTGCGCTACTGCGTGAACTCCGATGCGATGAGCTTTACGCCCGCCGACACCCCGAAGCTGCAGAGCACCTCTCCCAAAGCGGGCGACTCCCGGGCCCCCGAGTCCGTTGAGACCACCGAGCCGGTGGAGGCGCCGGCGTCCGAAGCGCCCGCCGAGGGTGAGGCGGCGACGAGCTCAGCCAGCGCGGCCGACTGA